Proteins encoded together in one Sinorhizobium meliloti window:
- a CDS encoding ABC transporter ATP-binding protein, translating into MARINLEHIRHAYGARPKSEADYALKEVHHEWNDGGAYALLGPSGCGKTTLLNIISGLINPSEGRILFDGTDVTHLTTQQRNIAQVFQFPVIYDTMTVYDNLAFPLRNRHVPETEVDRRVKEILEMTGLGSWARKTARGLTADQKQKISLGRGLVRSDVSAILFDEPLTVIDPEMKWVLRSQIKRLHKQFGFTMVYVTHDQTEALTFADKVVVMYDGQIVQIGTPAELFERPRHTFVGYFIGSPGMNVLPAEIAGNTAAVGDQRIALDFQPQIKPGARTELGIRPEFISLGREGMPVAVTKVEDIGRHKVVRARFADRPISIIVDEDGEIPAEPRVTFDPKAINIYADSWRVGGEA; encoded by the coding sequence ATGGCACGCATCAATCTCGAACATATCCGCCACGCCTACGGCGCCAGGCCGAAATCGGAAGCGGACTACGCGCTGAAGGAAGTGCATCACGAGTGGAACGACGGTGGCGCCTACGCTTTGCTCGGGCCCTCCGGCTGCGGCAAGACCACGCTGCTCAACATCATTTCGGGGCTGATCAACCCGTCCGAAGGGCGCATTCTCTTCGACGGAACCGACGTCACGCATCTGACGACTCAGCAGCGCAACATCGCCCAGGTGTTCCAGTTCCCGGTCATCTACGACACGATGACCGTCTACGACAATCTCGCCTTTCCGCTGCGCAACCGGCATGTGCCCGAAACGGAGGTCGACCGCCGCGTCAAGGAAATCCTCGAGATGACCGGACTCGGCAGCTGGGCCAGGAAGACTGCGCGCGGGCTGACCGCCGACCAGAAGCAGAAGATCTCGCTCGGCCGCGGCCTCGTGCGCTCGGACGTCAGCGCCATCCTCTTCGACGAGCCGCTGACCGTCATCGATCCGGAAATGAAATGGGTCCTGCGCTCGCAGATCAAGCGGCTGCACAAGCAGTTCGGCTTCACCATGGTCTATGTGACACACGACCAGACCGAGGCGCTCACTTTCGCCGACAAGGTCGTCGTCATGTATGACGGCCAGATCGTCCAGATCGGCACGCCGGCCGAGCTTTTCGAGCGGCCGCGTCACACCTTCGTCGGCTACTTCATCGGCTCGCCGGGCATGAACGTCCTGCCGGCCGAGATCGCCGGCAACACAGCCGCCGTCGGCGACCAGAGGATCGCGCTCGATTTCCAGCCGCAGATCAAGCCGGGCGCCAGAACCGAACTCGGCATCCGTCCGGAATTCATTTCCCTCGGCCGCGAAGGCATGCCGGTCGCCGTCACGAAGGTCGAGGATATCGGCCGCCACAAGGTCGTACGCGCCCGCTTCGCCGACCGGCCGATCTCCATCATCGTCGACGAGGACGGCGAGATCCCCGCCGAGCCGCGCGTGACCTTCGATCCGAAGGCAATCAACATCTACGCCGATTCCTGGCGCGTCGGCGGGGAGGCCTGA
- a CDS encoding carbohydrate ABC transporter permease, translated as MEKTWNNKAWFMVLPVLVLVAFSAVIPLMTVVNYSVQDTFGNNEFFWAGTDWFLDVLESDRFWDALTRNLIFSAIILAIEIPLGIVIALNMPKRGIGVPICLVLMALPLLIPWNVVGTIWQVFGRVDIGLLGRTLASLGINYNYVQNPLDAWVTLIVMDVWHWTSLVVLLCYAGLVSIPDAYYQAAKIDGASRWSVFRYIQLPKMKRVLLIAFLLRFMDSFMIYTEPFVVTGGGPGNSTTFLSIDLVKTAIGQFDLGPAAALSIIYFLIILLLSWIFYTVMTTSDAQG; from the coding sequence ATGGAAAAGACCTGGAACAACAAGGCCTGGTTCATGGTCCTGCCGGTACTGGTGCTCGTCGCCTTCTCGGCGGTGATCCCGCTGATGACCGTCGTCAACTATTCGGTACAGGACACCTTCGGCAATAACGAGTTCTTCTGGGCCGGCACCGACTGGTTCCTGGACGTGCTCGAATCCGACCGTTTCTGGGATGCGCTCACCCGCAATCTGATCTTCTCGGCGATCATTCTCGCGATCGAGATCCCGCTCGGCATCGTCATCGCGCTCAACATGCCGAAGAGAGGCATCGGCGTGCCGATCTGCCTCGTTCTGATGGCGCTGCCGCTGCTCATTCCGTGGAACGTCGTCGGCACCATCTGGCAGGTCTTCGGCCGGGTCGACATCGGCCTGCTCGGGCGCACGCTCGCCTCGCTCGGCATCAACTATAATTACGTGCAGAATCCGCTCGACGCCTGGGTCACGCTGATCGTCATGGATGTCTGGCACTGGACGAGCCTCGTCGTGCTGCTCTGCTATGCCGGCCTCGTCTCGATCCCGGACGCCTACTACCAGGCTGCCAAGATCGACGGCGCCTCGCGCTGGTCGGTCTTCCGCTACATCCAGCTTCCGAAGATGAAGCGCGTGCTCCTGATCGCCTTCCTGCTGCGCTTCATGGACAGCTTCATGATCTATACCGAACCTTTCGTCGTGACCGGCGGCGGCCCGGGCAATTCGACGACCTTCCTGTCGATCGATCTGGTCAAGACGGCAATCGGCCAGTTCGACCTCGGCCCGGCCGCAGCCCTCTCGATCATCTACTTCCTCATCATCCTGCTCCTGTCGTGGATCTTCTACACGGTGATGACCACGAGCGACGCGCAAGGCTGA
- a CDS encoding carbohydrate ABC transporter permease, with product MMTNKQPLSQRLSWLVPTIYIVFLLLPIYWLVNMSFKETSEILSTFSLWPQNPTLRNYAVIFTDPSWYNGYINSITYVVLNTLISVTVALPAAYAFSRYRFLGDKHLFFWLLTNRMAPPAVFALPFFQLYSAFGLIDTHIAVAIAHCLFNVPLAVWILEGFMSGVPKEIDETAYIDGYSFPRFFVKIFVPLIASGIGVAAFFCFMFSWVELLIARTLTTTDAKPIAATMTRTVSASGLDWGVLAAAGVLTIIPGALVIYFVRNYIAKGFALGRV from the coding sequence ATGATGACCAACAAGCAACCACTTTCGCAGCGCCTCTCCTGGCTGGTGCCGACGATCTACATCGTCTTCCTGCTCCTGCCGATCTACTGGCTCGTCAATATGAGCTTCAAGGAGACGAGCGAGATCCTCAGCACCTTCTCGCTGTGGCCGCAGAATCCGACGCTTCGGAACTATGCGGTGATCTTTACCGATCCCTCCTGGTACAACGGCTACATCAACTCGATCACCTATGTCGTCCTGAACACGCTGATCTCGGTGACGGTGGCGCTGCCGGCAGCCTACGCCTTTTCGCGCTACCGCTTCCTCGGCGACAAGCACCTGTTCTTCTGGCTGCTCACCAACCGGATGGCGCCGCCGGCGGTTTTCGCGCTGCCCTTCTTCCAGCTCTATTCCGCCTTCGGTCTCATCGACACGCACATCGCGGTGGCGATCGCGCATTGCCTGTTCAACGTGCCGCTCGCCGTCTGGATTTTGGAAGGCTTCATGTCCGGCGTGCCGAAGGAGATCGACGAGACCGCCTATATCGACGGCTACTCCTTCCCGCGTTTCTTCGTGAAGATCTTCGTGCCCCTGATCGCGTCCGGCATCGGCGTGGCCGCCTTCTTCTGCTTCATGTTCTCGTGGGTCGAGCTGCTGATCGCCCGCACCCTGACGACGACCGACGCCAAGCCGATCGCCGCGACGATGACACGCACGGTCTCCGCCTCCGGTCTCGACTGGGGCGTGCTCGCCGCCGCCGGCGTGCTGACGATCATCCCCGGCGCGCTCGTCATCTATTTCGTTCGCAACTACATCGCCAAGGGCTTTGCCCTGGGGAGGGTCTGA
- a CDS encoding DUF2160 domain-containing protein, translating into MATIATRKNRWPVALAAVLVVYLTAAGLLFSVLPAKDGKTDWFAPLIPGGWMAWSFPTAMFFLTIFALLSLMAVWEYARPGGNPRVGILRFETTRGDRLFVSLLGSAFIHLAWLGLVGANLWWAVALSVIYAVGVFRYV; encoded by the coding sequence ATGGCAACCATCGCCACTCGCAAGAACCGCTGGCCCGTCGCGCTTGCCGCCGTGCTCGTCGTCTATCTCACCGCGGCCGGCCTGCTTTTTTCCGTTCTGCCGGCCAAGGACGGCAAGACCGACTGGTTTGCCCCGCTGATCCCCGGCGGCTGGATGGCCTGGTCTTTCCCTACCGCCATGTTCTTTCTGACGATCTTCGCGCTCCTGTCGCTGATGGCCGTCTGGGAATATGCCCGGCCGGGCGGAAACCCGCGCGTCGGCATCCTGCGCTTCGAGACGACCCGCGGCGACCGGCTCTTCGTGTCGCTGCTCGGAAGCGCATTCATTCACCTCGCCTGGCTGGGGCTGGTCGGCGCAAATCTCTGGTGGGCGGTCGCCCTGTCGGTGATCTATGCGGTCGGCGTCTTCCGCTACGTCTGA
- a CDS encoding ABC transporter substrate-binding protein, which yields MRRHLLTTTAAMLLAFTGSAFAGMDEAKQFLDKEVGDMSSLDRAAQEAEMQWFVDAAKPFAGMEIKVVSETITTHEYESKVLAPAFTAITGIKITHDLIGEGDVVEKLQTQMQSGENVYDAYINDSDLIGTHWRYQQARSLTDFMANEGKDVTNPNLDIDDFIGKSFTTAPDGKLYQLPDQQFANLYWFRYDWFNDEKNKADFKAKYGYELGVPVNWSAYEDIAEFFTGREIDGKKVYGHMDYGKKDPSLGWRFTDAWLSMAGNGDKGIPNGKPVDEWGIKVDENSRPVGSCVARGGDTNGPASVYAIQKYLDWMKAYAPAAAQGMTFSESGPVPSQGEIAQQMFTYTAFTADFVKEGLPVVNEDGTPKWRFAPSPHGVYWKDGMKLGYQDAGSWTLLKSTPDDRAKAAWLYAQFVTSKTVDVKKSHVGLTFIRQSTLDHQSFTDRAPKLGGLIEFYRSPARLQWSPTGTNVPDYPKLAQLWWQAIGDASSGAKTAQEAMDSLCAEQEKVLQRLERAGVQGDIGPKLAEEHDLEYWNAEAVKAGNLAPQLKIENEKEKPTTVNYDELVKSWQTN from the coding sequence ATGCGAAGGCACCTTTTGACAACGACGGCGGCTATGCTGCTGGCATTTACCGGCTCGGCATTTGCCGGGATGGACGAGGCAAAGCAGTTCCTGGACAAGGAAGTCGGCGACATGTCCTCGCTCGACCGCGCCGCCCAGGAAGCGGAAATGCAATGGTTCGTCGATGCGGCAAAGCCTTTTGCCGGCATGGAGATCAAGGTCGTTTCCGAAACGATCACCACGCATGAATACGAATCGAAGGTGCTCGCACCGGCCTTTACCGCGATCACCGGCATCAAGATCACCCATGACCTGATCGGCGAAGGCGACGTGGTCGAAAAACTGCAGACGCAGATGCAGTCGGGCGAGAACGTCTATGACGCCTATATCAACGACTCTGACCTGATCGGCACGCACTGGCGCTACCAGCAGGCCCGCAGCCTGACCGACTTCATGGCGAACGAGGGCAAGGATGTCACCAACCCCAACCTCGACATAGACGACTTCATCGGCAAATCCTTCACGACCGCGCCGGACGGCAAGCTCTACCAGCTTCCCGATCAGCAGTTCGCGAACCTCTATTGGTTCCGCTACGACTGGTTCAACGACGAGAAGAACAAGGCGGACTTCAAGGCCAAGTACGGCTACGAACTCGGCGTTCCGGTCAACTGGTCGGCCTATGAGGACATCGCCGAGTTCTTCACCGGGCGCGAGATCGACGGCAAGAAGGTCTATGGCCACATGGACTACGGCAAGAAGGACCCGTCGCTGGGCTGGCGCTTCACCGATGCCTGGCTGTCGATGGCCGGCAACGGCGACAAGGGCATCCCGAACGGCAAGCCGGTCGACGAGTGGGGCATCAAGGTCGACGAAAACTCGCGGCCCGTCGGATCCTGCGTCGCGCGCGGCGGCGACACCAACGGCCCGGCCTCGGTCTATGCCATCCAGAAATATCTCGACTGGATGAAGGCCTATGCGCCGGCTGCTGCCCAGGGCATGACCTTCTCGGAATCCGGTCCGGTACCATCGCAGGGCGAGATCGCCCAGCAGATGTTCACCTATACGGCCTTCACCGCCGATTTCGTGAAGGAAGGCCTGCCGGTCGTGAACGAGGACGGCACACCGAAGTGGCGTTTTGCCCCGAGCCCGCACGGCGTCTACTGGAAGGACGGCATGAAGCTCGGCTACCAGGACGCCGGGTCCTGGACGCTGCTGAAGTCGACGCCGGACGATCGCGCCAAGGCCGCCTGGCTCTATGCGCAGTTCGTGACGTCGAAGACGGTGGACGTTAAGAAGAGCCATGTCGGCCTGACCTTCATCCGCCAGTCGACGCTCGACCATCAGAGCTTCACCGACCGCGCCCCGAAGCTCGGCGGCCTGATCGAGTTCTACCGTTCACCGGCCCGCCTGCAGTGGTCGCCGACCGGAACGAACGTGCCCGACTATCCGAAGCTGGCACAGCTCTGGTGGCAGGCGATCGGCGACGCTTCCTCCGGCGCGAAAACCGCCCAGGAAGCCATGGACTCGCTCTGCGCCGAGCAGGAAAAGGTGCTGCAGCGCCTGGAACGTGCCGGCGTCCAGGGCGACATCGGTCCGAAGCTCGCCGAAGAGCACGATCTGGAATACTGGAACGCCGAAGCCGTGAAGGCCGGCAACCTTGCACCGCAGCTCAAGATCGAGAACGAGAAGGAAAAGCCGACCACCGTCAACTACGACGAGCTGGTCAAGAGCTGGCAGACGAACTGA
- a CDS encoding nucleobase:cation symporter-2 family protein: MANSAEETALSTRPEDEKLGIGANLAYGLQHVLTMYGGIVAVPLILGQAAGLSPGDIGLLITASLFAGGLATILQTIGLPFFGSQLPLVQGVSFSGVATMIAISGNGGLQSVLGAVIAASLIGLLITPVFSRITRFFPPLVTGIVITTIGLTLMPVAARWAMGGNSSAPDFGSPANIQLAAVTLVIVLLLSKLGSAAISRLSILLALIIGTVIAYFAGMADFSQVTEGPFFALPLVFHFGYPTFEVAAIASMFIVIMVTLVETSADILAVGEIIETKVDSRRLGDGLRADMLSSLLAPIFGSFTQSAFAQNVGLVAVTGVKSRYVVATGGLFLVTLGLLPVMGRIVAAVPSSVLGGAGIVLFGTVAASGIRTLSKVDYANNMNLVIVATSIGFGMIPIASPTFYEHFPAWVETIFHSGISSAALMAIGLNLIFNHMTAGNSDQQSVFVAGTERTLRYQDIARLHDGDYFLNGKLYDANGTEVRVLAAEAH; the protein is encoded by the coding sequence TTGGCAAACAGTGCAGAGGAAACCGCATTATCAACGCGTCCGGAGGATGAGAAGCTCGGAATCGGCGCCAATCTGGCCTATGGCCTGCAACACGTGCTGACGATGTATGGAGGCATCGTCGCCGTGCCCCTGATACTGGGCCAGGCCGCAGGCCTTAGCCCCGGCGACATCGGCCTGCTCATCACGGCATCCTTATTTGCCGGCGGCCTCGCCACCATCTTGCAAACCATCGGCCTGCCCTTCTTCGGAAGCCAGTTGCCGCTGGTCCAGGGCGTTTCCTTTTCCGGCGTGGCGACGATGATCGCCATTTCCGGCAATGGGGGGCTTCAGTCGGTGCTCGGCGCCGTCATTGCCGCCTCGCTGATCGGCCTGCTGATAACGCCTGTATTTTCGCGGATCACCCGCTTCTTTCCGCCGCTCGTCACCGGAATCGTGATCACCACCATAGGGCTGACGCTGATGCCGGTGGCCGCGCGCTGGGCCATGGGCGGGAACAGCAGTGCCCCGGATTTCGGCAGTCCCGCCAATATCCAGCTTGCAGCGGTCACGCTCGTCATCGTGCTCCTGCTCAGCAAGCTCGGAAGCGCCGCGATCTCGCGGCTCTCGATCCTGCTCGCTCTGATCATCGGTACGGTGATAGCCTATTTCGCCGGCATGGCTGATTTCTCGCAGGTAACCGAAGGGCCTTTCTTCGCGCTTCCGCTGGTCTTCCACTTCGGCTATCCGACCTTCGAAGTCGCGGCGATCGCCTCGATGTTCATCGTCATCATGGTGACGCTGGTCGAGACTTCGGCGGACATTCTGGCGGTCGGCGAGATCATCGAAACGAAGGTGGATTCGCGCCGGCTCGGAGACGGCCTCAGGGCCGACATGCTGTCGAGCCTACTCGCACCGATCTTCGGCTCCTTCACCCAGAGCGCCTTTGCCCAGAATGTCGGGCTGGTGGCGGTCACCGGGGTCAAGAGCCGCTATGTCGTTGCAACCGGCGGCCTGTTTCTCGTCACGCTCGGTCTTCTGCCGGTCATGGGCCGCATCGTCGCGGCGGTTCCGAGTTCGGTGCTCGGCGGCGCCGGCATCGTGCTCTTCGGCACGGTCGCTGCGAGCGGCATCCGAACTCTGTCGAAGGTGGACTACGCCAACAACATGAACCTCGTCATCGTCGCGACCTCGATCGGCTTCGGCATGATCCCGATCGCCTCGCCGACCTTCTACGAGCATTTCCCGGCCTGGGTCGAGACGATCTTCCATTCCGGCATCAGCTCCGCCGCGCTGATGGCGATCGGCCTCAACCTGATCTTCAACCATATGACCGCCGGGAACTCGGACCAGCAATCGGTGTTCGTCGCCGGGACGGAGCGGACGCTCCGCTACCAGGACATCGCGCGACTGCACGACGGCGACTATTTCCTCAACGGCAAGCTCTACGACGCCAACGGCACGGAAGTGCGCGTGCTTGCCGCGGAAGCGCATTGA
- a CDS encoding nucleobase:cation symporter-2 family protein, translating to MNDASSIHPVDERLPIGRLATLGIQHVLVMYGGAVAVPLIVGRALQLSPEDVAFLISADLFVCGIVTIIQSLGLTRGIGIRLPVMMGVTFAAVGPMVSMAAMTPGIDGARTIFGAIMGAGLVALLIAPIMGRLLKFFPPVVTGTIILVIGVTLMRVGVNWIFGNPFGPTAPKLVDPAHAQWLADLKQLAATGGPAVPDGLVLGATVPNPIYAEPGHVALAAFVLVSILVVARFGKGLISNIAVLIGIVIGCVAAAMLGMMHFDRVASAGWFAVVTPLRFGMPIFDPVLIATMSLVMIVVMIESTGMFLALGEMTNREVKQQQLTAGLRVDGLGTIIGGLFNTFPYTSFSQNVGLVGVTGVKSRYVCVMGGVIMILLGVVPKMGALVEAVPTFVLGGAGLVMFGMVAATGVRILSTVDFKSSRNNLFVVAVSVGFGLIPMIAPNFLMWMPHAIHPIIESGIVLAAASAVVLNAFFNGLSIERSACVEAARLADGH from the coding sequence ATGAACGACGCATCCAGCATACATCCCGTGGACGAGCGCCTGCCGATCGGCAGGCTTGCGACCCTCGGGATACAGCATGTTCTTGTCATGTATGGCGGCGCCGTCGCAGTGCCCCTGATCGTCGGCCGGGCGCTGCAGCTGAGCCCGGAGGACGTCGCCTTCCTGATCTCGGCGGACCTGTTCGTCTGCGGCATCGTCACCATCATTCAGTCGCTCGGGCTGACCAGGGGTATAGGCATCCGCCTTCCCGTGATGATGGGCGTCACCTTTGCCGCCGTCGGCCCGATGGTCTCCATGGCCGCCATGACGCCCGGAATCGACGGAGCAAGGACGATCTTCGGCGCGATCATGGGCGCCGGCCTCGTCGCGCTCCTCATCGCGCCCATCATGGGACGCCTGCTGAAGTTCTTCCCGCCCGTCGTCACAGGCACCATCATTCTCGTCATCGGGGTGACCCTGATGCGCGTCGGCGTCAACTGGATATTCGGCAACCCCTTCGGTCCGACGGCGCCGAAACTCGTCGATCCGGCTCACGCGCAATGGCTCGCCGATTTGAAGCAGCTCGCCGCAACCGGCGGTCCGGCCGTGCCGGACGGGCTGGTCCTGGGTGCCACGGTTCCGAACCCGATCTATGCTGAACCGGGCCATGTGGCGCTTGCCGCCTTCGTGCTGGTCTCCATTCTCGTAGTGGCCCGTTTCGGCAAGGGGCTCATCAGCAACATCGCGGTTCTGATCGGCATCGTGATCGGATGCGTCGCGGCAGCCATGCTCGGCATGATGCATTTCGATCGCGTGGCGAGCGCCGGCTGGTTCGCCGTCGTGACCCCATTGCGCTTCGGCATGCCGATCTTCGATCCGGTGCTGATCGCCACCATGTCGCTTGTCATGATCGTCGTGATGATCGAATCGACGGGCATGTTCCTGGCACTCGGCGAGATGACGAACCGCGAGGTCAAGCAACAGCAATTGACCGCCGGACTTCGGGTGGACGGTCTCGGCACCATCATCGGCGGTCTCTTCAATACATTTCCCTATACGAGCTTTTCGCAGAATGTCGGCCTCGTCGGCGTCACCGGCGTCAAGAGCCGCTACGTCTGCGTAATGGGCGGCGTCATCATGATCCTGCTGGGCGTTGTCCCGAAGATGGGCGCGCTGGTCGAGGCGGTTCCGACCTTCGTTCTCGGCGGAGCGGGGCTCGTGATGTTCGGCATGGTGGCGGCAACCGGCGTCAGGATACTCTCGACGGTCGACTTCAAGTCCTCGCGAAACAACCTGTTCGTGGTCGCCGTCTCCGTCGGCTTCGGCCTCATTCCGATGATCGCACCCAACTTCCTGATGTGGATGCCGCATGCGATCCATCCCATCATCGAGTCCGGCATAGTGCTGGCCGCGGCCTCGGCCGTCGTGCTCAATGCCTTCTTCAACGGCCTCAGCATCGAGCGTTCCGCATGCGTCGAGGCCGCGCGGCTGGCAGACGGCCATTGA
- a CDS encoding DMT family transporter, producing MDRPRLALELLLLVALATLWGASYTFIKIGVETIPPVTLIAARTLLAGMVLLALIAWRGLTLPRDGATWRRFLFQACLNSVVPFTLIAWSERTIDAGVAAILNSTTPIFAFLLTALITRHEPVTARKFLGVLAGLAGIALIIGLEAFRGIGNQLIPQLAVVLATVCYAGAAIFGKGFRGLDPMMPACGSLLAGAALLIPASLVVDRPWTLDPSPESLIALLCLSVFSTALAFVIYFRLIHTLGSVGATAQAYVRVPIGVAIGVVFLGETLSTTAWLGLGCVIAGVAAMTMPTRPKIAAVGG from the coding sequence ATGGACAGGCCACGTCTCGCTCTCGAACTGCTTCTGCTTGTCGCCCTGGCAACGCTCTGGGGCGCCTCCTACACCTTCATCAAGATCGGCGTCGAAACCATTCCCCCGGTGACGCTGATCGCCGCGCGAACGCTGCTTGCCGGCATGGTTCTTCTGGCGCTGATCGCATGGCGCGGCCTGACATTGCCGCGCGACGGGGCGACGTGGCGGCGGTTCCTGTTCCAGGCCTGCCTCAACAGCGTCGTCCCATTCACCTTGATCGCCTGGTCGGAGCGTACGATCGATGCCGGCGTCGCGGCCATCCTCAACTCCACGACGCCGATCTTCGCCTTTCTCCTGACGGCGCTGATCACCCGGCACGAGCCCGTTACTGCCCGCAAGTTCCTGGGCGTCCTTGCGGGCCTCGCCGGAATCGCGCTGATCATCGGTCTCGAGGCCTTCCGCGGCATCGGCAATCAGCTCATCCCGCAGCTTGCGGTCGTTCTTGCGACGGTTTGCTATGCCGGCGCGGCGATTTTCGGGAAGGGCTTTAGGGGCCTCGATCCGATGATGCCCGCCTGCGGATCGCTTCTCGCGGGTGCGGCCCTGCTCATCCCGGCAAGCCTCGTCGTCGATCGGCCCTGGACGCTCGATCCCTCGCCGGAATCGCTGATCGCGCTCCTCTGCCTGTCCGTCTTCTCGACCGCGCTCGCCTTCGTCATCTATTTCCGCCTGATCCACACGCTCGGTTCCGTCGGCGCGACGGCACAGGCCTATGTACGCGTTCCGATCGGCGTTGCGATTGGAGTGGTATTTCTCGGGGAAACGCTTTCGACCACCGCATGGCTCGGCCTCGGCTGCGTCATCGCCGGCGTCGCCGCCATGACCATGCCGACGCGCCCCAAGATTGCCGCCGTCGGAGGGTAA
- a CDS encoding Fur family transcriptional regulator, whose protein sequence is MSQSKNRIEELEGILREGGVRVTRQRAAILKILAEAADHPDASELHRRAKEIDATVSLSTVYRTLSALEQQGVVQRHAFENATARFETADAPHHDHLIDIETGAVIEFRSDKIEQLQAEIAAELGYDLVRHRLELYCRKRKD, encoded by the coding sequence ATGAGCCAGAGCAAGAATCGGATCGAGGAACTGGAAGGAATCCTGCGGGAAGGCGGCGTCCGTGTGACGCGCCAGCGCGCCGCGATCCTCAAGATCCTGGCCGAGGCCGCGGACCACCCGGATGCCAGCGAACTTCACCGGCGCGCGAAGGAAATCGACGCGACGGTGTCGCTCTCGACGGTATACCGGACGCTTTCCGCGCTGGAGCAGCAAGGGGTGGTGCAGCGGCATGCCTTCGAGAATGCGACTGCCCGCTTCGAGACGGCGGATGCGCCCCACCACGATCACCTGATCGATATCGAAACGGGTGCGGTGATCGAGTTTCGCTCCGACAAGATCGAGCAGTTGCAGGCGGAGATCGCTGCCGAACTCGGCTACGACCTGGTGCGCCACCGGCTGGAGCTCTATTGCCGGAAGCGCAAGGACTGA
- a CDS encoding metal ABC transporter substrate-binding protein, with protein MIHPTRRMIVAAAAAMAALSLLPAAARAAEKLKAVTTFTVIADMAQNVAGDAAVVESITKPGAEIHNYQPTPRDILKAHDADLILWNGLNLELWFERFFQNFDGVPGVVVSEGIEPMGIAEGPYTGKPNPHAWMSPSAALIYVDNIRDAFVQHDPPNAEVYKANAEAYKKKIEAAVAPIRAELERIPAERRWLVSSEGAFSYLARDFGMKELYLWPINADQQGTPQQVRKVIDVVRANRIPVVFSESTISPDPAEQVARETGAKYGGVLYVDSLSEADGPVPTYIDLLRVTSETIAKGLSQ; from the coding sequence ATGATCCATCCAACGAGGCGCATGATCGTGGCGGCCGCAGCGGCGATGGCTGCTCTATCGCTCCTGCCCGCGGCGGCCCGCGCGGCGGAAAAGCTCAAGGCCGTCACCACCTTCACGGTCATCGCCGATATGGCGCAGAACGTCGCGGGCGACGCCGCGGTGGTCGAATCGATCACCAAGCCGGGCGCCGAGATCCACAATTACCAGCCGACGCCCCGCGATATCCTCAAGGCGCATGATGCCGACCTCATTCTCTGGAACGGGCTGAACCTCGAGCTCTGGTTCGAAAGGTTCTTCCAGAACTTCGACGGCGTTCCCGGCGTCGTCGTCTCCGAAGGCATCGAGCCGATGGGCATCGCCGAGGGCCCCTATACCGGCAAACCCAACCCGCATGCCTGGATGTCGCCATCGGCCGCCCTGATCTATGTCGACAATATTCGCGACGCCTTCGTGCAACACGATCCCCCCAATGCCGAGGTCTACAAGGCCAATGCCGAGGCCTACAAGAAGAAGATCGAGGCGGCGGTCGCACCCATCCGCGCCGAGCTCGAAAGGATCCCGGCGGAAAGGCGATGGCTCGTTTCGAGCGAGGGCGCCTTCAGCTATCTCGCCCGCGATTTCGGCATGAAGGAGCTTTATCTTTGGCCGATCAATGCCGACCAGCAAGGCACGCCGCAGCAGGTGCGCAAGGTGATCGACGTCGTTCGGGCTAATCGGATACCCGTCGTCTTCTCCGAAAGCACCATTTCGCCCGACCCCGCTGAGCAGGTCGCGCGGGAGACGGGTGCAAAATACGGAGGCGTGCTCTATGTCGACTCCTTGAGCGAGGCCGACGGTCCCGTTCCGACCTATATCGATCTGCTGCGCGTTACATCGGAAACGATCGCGAAAGGCTTGTCGCAATGA